One part of the Candidatus Bathyarchaeota archaeon genome encodes these proteins:
- a CDS encoding NifU family protein, with the protein MAESFEKRIQDALDEIRPQIQMDGGDVELVAVEGLIVKVRLVGHCAGCPMAQMTLKNGIEAHLKAQVPEILEVQSV; encoded by the coding sequence ATGGCTGAATCATTCGAGAAAAGAATCCAAGATGCCCTCGACGAGATAAGACCCCAAATCCAGATGGACGGCGGAGATGTGGAGCTTGTCGCCGTGGAAGGCTTAATCGTGAAGGTCCGCCTAGTGGGGCACTGCGCAGGCTGCCCGATGGCGCAGATGACGCTGAAAAACGGCATTGAAGCACACCTGAAGGCGCAGGTTCCAGAGATTCTGGAAGTCCAATCGGTTTAG
- a CDS encoding zinc-ribbon domain-containing protein, with amino-acid sequence MVYCSRCGTQNPDGNVHCSNCGAPLHTVGQQYPGSDREHYKRMENECFGLPNGGMIVGIVFGVIIIIVGLSLFLEVTYSISIPFWPFIIIIVGILIVLGALFGRRSRRDFNQPPHSPT; translated from the coding sequence ATGGTTTATTGCAGTAGATGCGGCACTCAAAACCCAGATGGCAACGTGCACTGCAGCAACTGCGGCGCCCCCCTCCACACGGTAGGCCAACAGTACCCTGGAAGCGACCGAGAACACTACAAGCGAATGGAAAACGAATGCTTCGGGTTACCTAACGGCGGCATGATCGTTGGTATCGTTTTCGGCGTAATCATAATCATCGTTGGCTTAAGCCTATTTCTGGAGGTTACCTATAGTATCTCGATACCGTTTTGGCCCTTCATCATAATAATCGTGGGCATACTTATTGTGCTGGGCGCGCTTTTTGGGCGACGAAGCAGACGAGACTTTAACCAGCCGCCGCATAGCCCAACCTAG
- a CDS encoding sugar phosphate isomerase/epimerase, producing MKLSLSNGIFSKLRINENFGAVKQLGFQDIEFNMKSIKKEHDTDVYREQKALEASGLNCLTLHSAVLHVKDPIEVHQAVYYGKISLECARALHAPLMTVHSNVSKKLPREVRKQVLEAVFGEIVPFAKKLGVKLSLENLSFNSTGFGKNVEQLDEVLGIIDPKGEMGVTFDFCHALETHVVDELLETYGKRVCNVHMANRSHQPFTEATSELTDFLSALHSHGYRGPITLELHHSTSMGQIAESKMLFEDLLN from the coding sequence TTGAAGCTGAGTTTATCCAACGGAATCTTTAGCAAACTTCGAATAAACGAGAACTTCGGGGCCGTTAAACAACTGGGCTTCCAAGATATCGAGTTCAACATGAAATCGATAAAAAAGGAACATGACACCGACGTGTACCGCGAGCAGAAGGCGCTGGAAGCCTCGGGACTTAACTGCCTCACCCTCCACTCGGCGGTGCTGCACGTGAAAGACCCCATTGAGGTGCATCAGGCAGTGTACTATGGCAAAATCTCGCTTGAATGCGCCCGCGCCCTACATGCCCCGCTAATGACGGTGCATTCGAACGTTTCCAAGAAGCTGCCGCGGGAGGTGAGGAAGCAGGTTTTGGAGGCGGTGTTTGGCGAGATTGTGCCGTTTGCCAAGAAGCTGGGTGTGAAGTTGTCGCTGGAGAATCTGTCGTTTAACTCCACGGGGTTTGGCAAAAACGTTGAGCAGCTAGATGAGGTTCTGGGCATCATAGACCCAAAAGGGGAGATGGGGGTAACCTTTGATTTTTGCCATGCACTGGAGACACATGTGGTCGATGAGTTGCTGGAGACATATGGCAAACGTGTATGCAATGTGCATATGGCCAACCGGTCCCATCAGCCCTTCACCGAGGCGACCTCTGAGTTGACGGATTTTCTTTCGGCACTGCATAGCCACGGATATAGGGGGCCTATAACGCTGGAGCTACACCATAGCACATCTATGGGGCAGATAGCGGAAAGCAAAATGCTCTTTGAGGATCTACTAAACTAA
- a CDS encoding response regulator produces MLKSSQPSILIIDDDHAILRVFTKIFQRRGYTVEVASEGREAIKKICSSQFDVALIDFCLPDMEGTQLFPLIQHTSPRTLKIMLTGKAEALNSLKGADALIGKPIQPDQLLSLIDSKLKNQNIENIL; encoded by the coding sequence TTGCTTAAGTCAAGCCAACCATCCATTCTCATAATCGACGACGACCATGCGATTCTGCGTGTCTTCACCAAGATTTTCCAGCGAAGAGGCTACACCGTCGAGGTGGCATCAGAAGGCCGAGAAGCCATCAAAAAAATATGCAGCAGCCAATTCGACGTGGCACTCATCGATTTCTGCTTGCCCGACATGGAGGGCACCCAGCTTTTCCCCCTCATCCAGCATACCTCGCCTCGGACACTCAAGATAATGTTAACAGGCAAGGCAGAGGCTCTTAATAGCCTCAAAGGCGCTGATGCCCTCATCGGCAAACCCATCCAGCCCGACCAGCTGCTAAGCCTGATTGACAGCAAACTGAAGAATCAAAACATCGAAAATATTCTTTGA
- a CDS encoding mechanosensitive ion channel family protein, protein MQKQKPETRTSIVGKYIGWIAIRVAVIVVLFVLLETAYRFGAFEFAGTEETQFMIYSALQKVVFSGVVWFFLAASKNIIIPAIIITLSPAMGKIVRDKRSRQRTNKSISQYLTYLIYFTAIIAVILIWAYSFIGTWVANVLGTGLVVALTFILGLFTSSVLGNVLAYSILGGTNEFKEGDRVQIGDSYGDIEEIGFFFTRIRTIKDEIISVPNLMVMNKEIRNFSALKEVLIYVQVTLGYDIDKEQAKKLLIEGALKTKGIISVPNKAPFVLLRDLGNYSITYEINAYTDKPNDLINIKSELINNILDEFKHAGVEIMSPNHVAIRDSARTVPPPLLPPLFDSAQTKHQQ, encoded by the coding sequence TTGCAGAAGCAGAAACCTGAAACTCGCACCTCAATCGTGGGCAAATACATTGGTTGGATAGCCATAAGAGTTGCAGTTATCGTCGTGCTTTTTGTGCTGCTGGAAACCGCCTACCGCTTCGGCGCCTTCGAGTTTGCCGGAACCGAGGAAACGCAGTTTATGATTTACAGTGCCCTCCAGAAAGTTGTCTTCTCCGGCGTGGTCTGGTTCTTTTTAGCGGCTTCTAAAAATATCATTATCCCAGCAATCATCATCACGCTTTCACCTGCAATGGGCAAAATCGTCCGGGACAAGCGTTCGCGCCAGAGAACCAACAAATCCATAAGCCAATACCTTACCTACCTCATCTACTTCACAGCCATAATAGCGGTTATCCTTATCTGGGCATACTCCTTCATAGGCACCTGGGTCGCAAACGTCCTTGGCACAGGGTTAGTGGTTGCCTTAACCTTCATCCTGGGCTTGTTCACCTCAAGCGTGCTGGGTAACGTGCTTGCCTACTCTATTCTGGGTGGAACTAATGAATTCAAGGAGGGCGACCGCGTCCAAATCGGCGACAGTTATGGTGACATAGAGGAAATCGGTTTCTTCTTCACTCGAATTCGGACCATCAAAGATGAAATCATCAGTGTCCCCAACTTGATGGTTATGAATAAGGAAATCCGTAACTTCAGCGCCCTCAAAGAAGTCCTCATTTATGTACAGGTTACGTTGGGCTACGATATCGATAAAGAGCAGGCCAAGAAACTGCTTATCGAAGGAGCATTGAAAACTAAAGGCATCATTTCGGTGCCAAACAAAGCTCCCTTTGTGCTGCTCCGTGACCTAGGCAACTACAGCATAACCTACGAAATAAACGCCTACACCGACAAACCTAACGACCTAATCAACATAAAAAGCGAACTCATCAACAACATACTCGACGAATTCAAGCATGCAGGCGTAGAGATCATGTCGCCCAACCACGTAGCCATTCGCGATTCCGCTCGGACGGTGCCGCCCCCCCTGCTGCCTCCACTCTTCGACAGCGCCCAAACAAAGCATCAACAATAA
- a CDS encoding metal-dependent transcriptional regulator codes for MEQKSTQDYLKTIYSLHKNGELVSTSQISQKLDVAPASVTEMLKKLSEEGYVAYSPYHGSTLTDKGLQEAKRVTRKHRLLETFLSDVLHIGKDKVHTEACRMEHALSDEAEESLCRFLQHPDVCSDDGKTIPACDLPFATCEECIKLHSMGLEEVGKRKENLVALSELKAGQSGKIHFIRGGHTVLQRLLDMGLTPSTKITLLKAAPFDGPIEVSVRGSKLAIGRGIASKVFVEPTPKEAA; via the coding sequence ATGGAACAAAAATCAACCCAAGACTACCTAAAAACCATCTACAGCCTACACAAAAACGGCGAATTAGTCAGCACCAGCCAAATCAGCCAAAAACTAGACGTAGCACCAGCCAGCGTCACTGAAATGCTCAAAAAACTCAGCGAAGAAGGCTACGTCGCCTACTCACCCTACCACGGCAGCACCCTCACCGACAAAGGCCTCCAAGAAGCCAAAAGAGTCACCCGCAAACACCGCCTCTTAGAAACCTTCCTCTCCGACGTACTCCACATCGGCAAAGACAAAGTCCACACCGAAGCCTGCCGCATGGAACACGCCCTCTCCGACGAAGCAGAAGAATCCCTATGCCGCTTTCTACAGCACCCCGACGTATGCAGCGACGACGGCAAAACAATCCCCGCCTGCGACCTACCCTTCGCCACATGCGAGGAATGCATAAAACTCCACAGCATGGGACTTGAAGAAGTTGGCAAACGCAAAGAAAACCTTGTTGCCCTCAGCGAGCTTAAAGCGGGGCAATCAGGAAAAATCCATTTTATCCGAGGCGGCCACACGGTGCTTCAGCGCCTCCTAGACATGGGTTTAACTCCCAGCACCAAAATCACGCTCTTAAAGGCAGCGCCCTTCGACGGACCCATCGAGGTTTCTGTCCGCGGCTCCAAACTCGCCATCGGCAGAGGCATCGCATCCAAGGTTTTCGTTGAGCCCACACCCAAAGAAGCAGCATAG
- the feoB gene encoding ferrous iron transport protein B, with the protein MSPNKKTMEPKGKHLTIALAGNANVGKSVLFNQLTGSDQIIGNWPGKTVDRAEGHLRFEGYDVTVIDLPGIYSFSTFSMEEMVSRDYIALEKPDAVVNVLDATILERNLFFTIQLMEMGVPMVVCLNQVDEAKKKGIIVDKEKLQEELGVPVVLTVATRGEGLYELMGEVVRVGLEKPKTKHLTYRRDVEEHVEKLQHVIEKENLQLQYPSRWLAIKLLEGDSEISKIVGGKSKTILDASKAIAGELQASCEEPCFSVIASERYALASSIAASAIQQTEIHSSLQDKLELLTTHHVFGYVTSVGVIAGLLLWTFFVGNALSTLIAGGLNMIQPIDPALTTEMPIVGILLNGVWGGIAAGLTLIIPFVIPFYLLLAAVEDSGVLTRVAFMMDSAMHKMGLHGKALIPIILGYGCNVPAIHACKIMETRRERLLAAFAITFAPCSARTIILFGMVGLFVGVQWALLLYVVDVVVIFALGRVAMKVVPGKSTGLIMEMSSFKRPSSKVVLKQTWARTKSIIYIVFPIYIVGSALLQVAFAYDLLTPLSDAMAPLTVWWLGLPLMAGVLLILGTVRKELILVGAVAMLGTTNLLLGFTPVQLVVLALVAMLYIPCISTVAILGKEFGWKATAVITAANIGVALLIGGLAFRLIELFL; encoded by the coding sequence ATGTCCCCTAACAAAAAAACCATGGAACCAAAAGGCAAACATTTGACGATAGCGTTAGCTGGCAACGCCAACGTGGGCAAAAGCGTTCTCTTTAATCAGCTTACAGGCTCAGATCAGATAATTGGCAACTGGCCCGGCAAAACCGTGGACCGCGCCGAAGGGCACCTGCGTTTTGAAGGCTACGATGTCACAGTTATCGATTTGCCCGGGATTTACTCTTTCTCCACCTTCTCTATGGAGGAGATGGTTTCCCGAGACTACATTGCATTAGAGAAACCTGACGCAGTAGTTAACGTACTTGACGCAACCATTCTGGAGCGAAACCTCTTCTTCACCATCCAGCTGATGGAGATGGGTGTTCCAATGGTTGTATGCCTCAACCAGGTGGATGAAGCAAAAAAGAAAGGCATAATCGTAGATAAAGAAAAACTCCAAGAAGAACTCGGCGTGCCCGTGGTGTTAACGGTGGCTACGCGGGGCGAAGGCCTCTATGAACTCATGGGCGAAGTTGTACGGGTCGGGTTGGAAAAACCCAAAACCAAGCACCTCACCTACCGCCGAGACGTTGAAGAGCACGTCGAGAAGCTGCAGCATGTAATTGAGAAAGAAAACCTGCAGCTGCAGTATCCCTCGCGGTGGCTGGCGATTAAGCTGCTGGAGGGCGACAGCGAAATCAGCAAGATAGTTGGCGGAAAATCCAAAACGATTCTCGACGCCTCCAAAGCCATCGCGGGCGAGCTTCAGGCAAGCTGTGAAGAACCCTGCTTTTCCGTTATCGCCTCAGAGCGGTATGCACTGGCAAGCTCCATTGCTGCATCGGCGATTCAGCAAACCGAAATCCACAGCAGCCTTCAGGATAAACTTGAACTCTTAACCACACACCATGTCTTCGGATACGTCACCTCTGTGGGCGTCATAGCGGGGCTGCTGCTCTGGACATTCTTTGTCGGCAACGCCCTGTCAACGCTGATTGCTGGCGGGTTAAACATGATTCAGCCCATAGACCCCGCCTTAACCACTGAGATGCCGATTGTAGGCATCCTCTTAAACGGTGTCTGGGGCGGCATAGCCGCGGGTTTAACCCTGATTATCCCCTTTGTGATTCCGTTCTATCTGCTCCTAGCAGCCGTTGAAGACTCCGGGGTCCTGACACGCGTCGCCTTCATGATGGACAGCGCCATGCACAAAATGGGACTGCACGGCAAAGCCCTCATCCCCATAATCCTCGGCTACGGCTGCAATGTCCCCGCGATACATGCCTGCAAAATCATGGAAACCCGACGCGAACGGCTCCTCGCCGCCTTCGCCATCACCTTTGCGCCCTGCTCAGCCCGAACCATCATCCTCTTCGGGATGGTCGGCTTGTTTGTAGGGGTGCAGTGGGCTCTGCTGCTCTACGTGGTGGATGTCGTGGTGATTTTCGCGTTGGGCAGAGTCGCCATGAAGGTGGTGCCGGGCAAATCCACTGGGCTAATCATGGAGATGAGTAGTTTCAAGCGACCCTCCTCCAAGGTTGTGCTTAAACAGACTTGGGCACGCACCAAATCCATCATCTACATAGTGTTCCCCATATACATCGTGGGCAGTGCACTGCTGCAGGTTGCCTTCGCCTATGACCTGCTTACGCCGCTAAGCGACGCTATGGCGCCTCTGACGGTGTGGTGGCTGGGCTTACCCCTTATGGCAGGTGTACTGCTGATTTTGGGCACGGTCCGCAAAGAACTGATCCTTGTCGGCGCCGTCGCGATGCTGGGCACCACGAATCTGCTGCTTGGCTTTACCCCGGTGCAGTTGGTGGTGCTGGCGCTGGTTGCGATGCTCTACATCCCCTGCATTTCGACAGTGGCGATACTTGGCAAGGAATTCGGGTGGAAAGCAACTGCCGTGATAACCGCAGCCAACATCGGTGTTGCCCTGTTGATTGGGGGATTAGCGTTTCGGTTAATTGAGCTATTCCTCTAA
- a CDS encoding B12-binding domain-containing radical SAM protein translates to MHLRVLFIEPPKDVWFVMGEYLPPPYGIIQLAAYLERENRNIQVEILDCNADKVDWKAMEQRIAASNPDVVACASLSTCNTYAVVKTLETAKRITPHAFTVTGGQHFTATAQESLRLYPVIDAIVRNEGEQTLSELVKALQQGTGIGNVEGVSFRSGGSVVHNRPRPLIGNLEDLPFPGYHLVKENMHKYHFSVMAGKNAPFALIEGARGCNHQCTFCTQWRHWQACWRLKSAKRIADEMEYCSHEFGSQMIWLTDDNFGTGQRPMEIAEEIITKQLPSDVSWFVQARCDDIIRNKAILPRLAKSGLNWVLLGVENSNPATLDYFKKGITPNDAKAAVRLLQENGIFAHAMVIIGNRKETSQSIRQLQEFANDLDPDFIMFGILTPFPGTEVYAEAERNGWIEDRNWSHYDMIHAIMPTETFSTHQVQEELYGCYRSFYGSWNRRFRGLFSSNAMKRRTFIHMASWGVMGKVKSMF, encoded by the coding sequence ATGCATTTGCGTGTCCTCTTCATCGAGCCCCCCAAAGACGTTTGGTTTGTTATGGGGGAATATCTGCCGCCGCCCTACGGCATCATACAGCTTGCAGCTTACCTGGAAAGAGAAAACAGGAATATCCAAGTGGAAATCCTTGACTGCAACGCCGATAAAGTAGATTGGAAAGCGATGGAGCAACGTATCGCCGCATCCAACCCAGACGTGGTGGCTTGCGCCTCGTTATCTACCTGCAATACGTATGCTGTTGTGAAAACCCTGGAAACCGCCAAACGCATCACGCCGCATGCATTCACCGTGACTGGGGGGCAGCATTTCACCGCAACAGCCCAGGAGAGCCTGCGGCTTTACCCCGTAATCGACGCCATCGTCCGAAATGAAGGAGAACAGACGCTTTCGGAACTGGTGAAGGCACTCCAGCAGGGAACAGGCATAGGGAACGTTGAGGGCGTCTCTTTTAGAAGCGGCGGATCAGTCGTGCATAATCGGCCTCGTCCGTTGATAGGGAACCTTGAGGATTTGCCCTTTCCCGGCTACCACCTCGTTAAAGAAAATATGCACAAATATCACTTCTCCGTAATGGCGGGCAAGAATGCGCCATTCGCGCTCATAGAAGGCGCGCGCGGATGCAACCATCAATGCACGTTTTGTACGCAGTGGCGGCATTGGCAAGCTTGCTGGCGCCTCAAATCAGCCAAACGCATCGCAGACGAAATGGAGTATTGCAGCCACGAATTTGGAAGCCAGATGATTTGGTTAACCGATGACAACTTTGGCACTGGACAACGCCCCATGGAAATCGCTGAAGAAATCATCACTAAACAGTTACCCAGCGACGTCTCATGGTTTGTTCAGGCAAGATGCGACGACATCATCCGCAACAAAGCTATCCTTCCGCGTCTGGCAAAATCGGGGCTGAACTGGGTGCTTTTGGGCGTGGAGAACTCTAACCCCGCTACCCTAGACTACTTCAAGAAGGGCATAACACCCAACGATGCGAAGGCGGCGGTGCGGCTGCTGCAGGAAAACGGCATCTTTGCCCACGCCATGGTCATCATCGGCAACCGCAAAGAAACCAGCCAATCCATCCGCCAACTCCAAGAGTTCGCAAACGACTTAGACCCCGACTTCATAATGTTCGGCATCCTAACGCCTTTTCCGGGAACAGAAGTCTACGCTGAGGCGGAACGCAACGGATGGATTGAGGACCGCAACTGGAGCCACTACGACATGATCCACGCCATCATGCCCACCGAAACTTTTTCCACCCATCAAGTGCAGGAGGAACTCTACGGCTGCTACCGCAGCTTCTACGGGTCCTGGAATAGGCGATTCAGAGGGTTATTCTCCAGCAACGCCATGAAGAGACGCACATTCATTCATATGGCATCATGGGGTGTAATGGGCAAAGTCAAATCGATGTTCTAG
- a CDS encoding mechanosensitive ion channel family protein gives MVSILNSLKKLAVFLFLTVVLAGITIAVFEFFIAGPTNLPMLLERLGTITIIFFFSAIALYFLSKTKRLLTPHIGIRAATIMQFLLIGLAILIIAFSILASFNVSLTTLITSAGIITITVGLIISTFVGGILSGALVFTNYQFQEGEDVLINNVPGKVIEMSALVMRIRTDVGQITIPNSAIASGGVIVTSVRKPEATQETRLIYKVGDRVITSFKLEEGIVKEVTAFHTVVLLDSGREITFLNNSVLSGAVAIAKITQNPTPT, from the coding sequence TTGGTAAGTATACTGAATTCCCTCAAGAAACTGGCGGTTTTCCTGTTTCTTACGGTCGTTTTGGCAGGTATCACCATCGCGGTCTTTGAGTTCTTCATCGCTGGCCCCACCAACCTGCCCATGCTGCTTGAGCGTCTCGGAACCATAACGATTATTTTCTTTTTCTCAGCTATCGCCCTGTATTTTTTAAGCAAAACCAAACGGCTCCTAACACCACACATTGGCATACGCGCCGCCACCATCATGCAGTTTCTCCTGATTGGACTTGCAATCCTCATAATTGCCTTCAGCATCCTTGCAAGCTTTAACGTCAGCTTAACCACACTTATCACAAGCGCAGGCATAATCACCATCACTGTGGGCTTAATCATCTCCACCTTCGTCGGCGGCATTCTCTCGGGAGCCCTTGTCTTTACAAACTATCAGTTCCAAGAAGGCGAAGACGTCTTAATCAACAATGTTCCCGGCAAAGTTATAGAGATGAGTGCGCTGGTTATGCGTATCCGCACCGATGTGGGGCAAATCACCATACCTAACAGCGCCATTGCGTCAGGCGGCGTCATCGTTACTTCGGTGCGTAAACCCGAAGCCACACAGGAAACGCGTCTTATCTATAAGGTCGGGGACCGCGTCATCACCTCTTTCAAACTCGAAGAAGGCATAGTGAAGGAGGTCACGGCTTTCCATACGGTGGTGCTGCTGGATTCAGGCAGAGAAATCACTTTCCTAAACAACAGCGTCCTGTCAGGCGCGGTGGCGATAGCGAAAATCACACAGAACCCCACACCAACTTAG
- the amrB gene encoding AmmeMemoRadiSam system protein B — MPTLRRPVVASRFYEGDAEALRAQITSCFLDRLGPQKLPTVNMHSFPRCIVGLISPHAGYPYSGPVAASGFYELAADGKPDTVVLLGPNHKGYGSGLSIMREGTWQTPLGNVDVDSALADAILSETTVLDVDDLAHRFEHSLEVQLPFLQYLYGNNFKIVPICYLLQDYTSAVELGRALTEALDATNTIVIASSDMTHYESPEAASAKDQAALKAVTALDAKGFYDTVERQNITACGTAPITSLITYAVGVNAKAKLLSYHNSGEVTGEPEVVGYASVAFKK; from the coding sequence TTGCCCACTCTTCGGCGTCCAGTTGTTGCTTCTCGTTTCTATGAGGGCGACGCCGAAGCGCTCAGGGCACAAATTACCTCCTGTTTTCTTGACAGACTTGGTCCACAAAAACTCCCCACGGTTAACATGCACAGTTTTCCCCGTTGCATCGTGGGCTTAATTTCTCCACACGCAGGCTACCCCTATTCGGGTCCAGTGGCGGCATCAGGATTCTACGAGTTAGCCGCAGATGGCAAACCCGACACAGTCGTGCTGCTTGGACCCAACCACAAGGGATACGGCAGCGGTCTCTCAATCATGCGCGAAGGCACCTGGCAAACCCCGCTGGGCAATGTGGATGTTGACTCGGCGTTGGCAGACGCGATTCTATCTGAAACCACCGTTTTGGACGTGGATGATTTGGCTCATCGCTTCGAGCACTCGCTTGAGGTGCAACTGCCGTTTCTGCAGTATCTCTACGGCAACAACTTCAAAATTGTCCCGATATGTTATCTGCTGCAGGATTACACCTCCGCCGTAGAGTTGGGACGCGCTTTAACCGAGGCACTTGACGCAACCAACACAATCGTCATCGCTTCCTCAGACATGACTCATTATGAATCCCCGGAGGCAGCCTCAGCAAAAGACCAAGCTGCCCTCAAAGCAGTCACCGCGCTGGACGCCAAAGGCTTCTATGACACCGTCGAACGCCAAAACATCACTGCCTGCGGCACAGCACCCATAACTAGCCTTATAACCTACGCCGTCGGCGTCAACGCCAAAGCCAAGCTGCTGAGCTACCATAACAGCGGCGAAGTCACAGGCGAACCCGAAGTCGTCGGCTACGCCTCGGTGGCATTTAAGAAGTAG
- a CDS encoding phosphopyruvate hydratase, with protein MSSIIEDLIARKVFNNRGEETIEVDVITAGGFGRAGAPAGKSRGKAEVIYYPPGGVEAAIKKVDELIAPELAGLNADFQEEIDDTLHEIDSSTDFKNIGGNTAFAISLANAEAAANSHGLLLFQFIGGNAATTLPYPLGNCISGGAHARGKAPAIQEYLALPHGAESFLEAQTANTQIHKRIGDALKKKSTSFNGGKSDEGAWIANITTDDAFEVIARACEEVGNELDFECGFGIDVAASSFWKPKEERYVYEMEGKKRDTAEQLEYMLELIEKYHLAYVEDPFQEDDYDSFAELTKKSKNCLICGDDLFTTNTERLNNGIRINAGNAIIIKVNQIGTLTDAAETIETAQRNGYRPVVSHRSGDTCDWHIAHLAVAYKCPIIKTGVVEGARIAKLNELIRIEHFLGDRAKMADLNIR; from the coding sequence GTGTCATCAATCATCGAGGACCTCATCGCACGTAAAGTTTTCAATAATCGCGGAGAGGAAACCATAGAAGTCGACGTTATCACCGCTGGTGGCTTCGGACGCGCAGGCGCACCCGCCGGTAAAAGCCGAGGCAAAGCCGAAGTAATCTACTATCCCCCCGGCGGCGTGGAGGCAGCCATAAAAAAAGTCGACGAACTCATAGCACCTGAACTTGCAGGGCTAAACGCGGATTTCCAAGAGGAAATCGACGACACCCTCCACGAAATCGACAGCTCAACCGACTTCAAAAACATCGGCGGCAACACGGCATTCGCCATCAGCCTCGCCAATGCCGAAGCCGCAGCAAACAGCCACGGCTTGTTACTGTTCCAGTTTATCGGCGGAAACGCCGCAACCACCCTGCCCTATCCGTTAGGCAACTGCATCAGCGGCGGCGCACATGCACGGGGCAAGGCACCTGCAATCCAAGAGTACCTTGCGCTTCCACATGGCGCAGAAAGCTTTCTTGAAGCCCAAACCGCCAACACACAAATCCACAAACGCATCGGTGATGCGCTGAAAAAGAAGTCAACTTCTTTTAATGGTGGAAAAAGCGATGAAGGCGCTTGGATTGCTAACATTACCACTGATGATGCCTTTGAGGTAATTGCGCGTGCCTGCGAGGAAGTAGGTAACGAGCTGGATTTTGAATGCGGTTTTGGCATCGATGTGGCGGCTTCAAGTTTCTGGAAGCCTAAAGAGGAACGATACGTATACGAGATGGAGGGTAAGAAACGCGACACAGCCGAGCAACTGGAGTATATGCTTGAGCTCATAGAGAAGTATCATCTGGCCTACGTCGAGGATCCCTTCCAAGAGGACGATTATGACAGCTTCGCGGAGCTCACCAAGAAATCTAAGAATTGCTTAATCTGCGGAGACGATTTATTCACCACCAATACTGAAAGGTTAAATAATGGAATAAGGATTAACGCTGGAAACGCCATCATCATCAAAGTCAACCAGATAGGCACATTAACCGACGCAGCTGAAACAATCGAGACAGCCCAGCGAAACGGTTACCGTCCTGTAGTCTCCCACCGCAGCGGCGACACATGCGATTGGCACATCGCTCACTTAGCAGTCGCCTACAAATGTCCCATCATCAAGACAGGCGTGGTGGAAGGCGCACGAATAGCCAAACTAAACGAGCTCATACGTATCGAGCATTTCCTCGGTGACCGAGCCAAAATGGCTGACTTAAATATACGCTAA
- the rpsB gene encoding 30S ribosomal protein S2 has translation MSEDQVKENQPTENLPEEEPVEETEAEVEAPQQEEEIEAVEPSTEAEAEEEPAEAQETPPEETLLLPRDTLLSAGIHIGTRMKTLDMEPFIYRVRPDGLFVLDVKKTDDRIRTTAKFLSRYEPSKVAVAATRLYAHEPVRMFCKLTGATPLIGRFIPGQLSNPQYKNRVDPEVIVVSDPRADAQAVKEASRVGIPIVALCSTDNEFTGVDLVIPTNNKGRRALAVIFWLMARQVLRERGEIAPDRDPPVSIEDFEAKVTREEEDDT, from the coding sequence ATGTCTGAAGACCAAGTTAAAGAAAACCAACCAACCGAAAACCTACCGGAAGAAGAGCCAGTGGAAGAAACTGAAGCGGAAGTAGAGGCTCCCCAACAAGAGGAAGAAATCGAAGCTGTTGAACCCTCAACCGAAGCAGAGGCAGAAGAGGAACCTGCGGAGGCTCAGGAAACTCCGCCTGAGGAAACCCTGCTTTTACCACGGGACACTCTACTGAGCGCAGGCATCCACATCGGCACCAGGATGAAGACTCTGGATATGGAGCCTTTCATTTACCGTGTTCGCCCAGACGGCCTTTTCGTTCTCGACGTCAAGAAAACCGACGATCGCATCCGCACAACCGCGAAGTTTCTGTCGCGTTATGAGCCATCCAAAGTAGCGGTTGCAGCTACACGTCTCTACGCGCATGAACCCGTCCGTATGTTCTGTAAACTCACCGGCGCCACTCCGCTCATCGGCAGATTTATCCCCGGTCAACTCAGCAATCCCCAGTACAAAAACCGCGTTGACCCCGAAGTTATCGTTGTCTCAGATCCACGCGCAGACGCCCAAGCCGTCAAAGAAGCCAGCAGAGTCGGCATCCCCATCGTTGCCCTCTGCAGCACCGACAACGAATTCACCGGTGTAGACCTAGTTATCCCCACCAACAACAAGGGCCGCCGTGCACTCGCAGTCATCTTTTGGCTGATGGCAAGGCAAGTGCTCCGCGAAAGAGGCGAAATCGCACCCGACCGTGACCCACCAGTCAGCATCGAGGACTTCGAAGCCAAGGTCACCCGCGAAGAGGAGGATGACACTTAA